The Mesorhizobium sp. M1D.F.Ca.ET.043.01.1.1 genome contains a region encoding:
- a CDS encoding GNAT family N-acetyltransferase — MVDAAASFDGNPVAANEATARAPASSQGGLTAAVIDSAGLAGYAEFCASALFAPAQSASWLHNWRAETKADMVIATLNLESRPALSLALEVVRSGPFRIARFAGGRHANGNFPATDPRLLPAIDGSAIRSLFSAISRARPDVDLVSLERLLTDLDGVANPLTTLPNFASPNLALAVDLEGGFDALLTRASGKRKRKKHRSQTRKFEAVGSFCRIEARSRKEVDRLLDAFFEMKESRFAKMGIANVFGDEDVRAFFRALFADALAEQKPSFRLHGLEVAGKLRAVTGSSRSGKRLICEFGAIAEDDLAFTSPGDFLFFDNIQEACEQGFDVYDFSVGDEPYKRLWCDIEVQHFEVLAPLTLKGRALAAGLRQGARAKAFIKNNSTVWKLTKMLRRKAAGQTAAPAATEDDS; from the coding sequence ATGGTTGACGCCGCCGCGTCATTTGACGGCAATCCGGTCGCTGCCAACGAGGCTACGGCGCGTGCCCCTGCCTCGAGCCAGGGCGGGTTGACGGCAGCGGTGATCGACAGCGCCGGTCTTGCCGGCTATGCGGAGTTCTGCGCTTCAGCGCTGTTTGCCCCGGCACAGAGCGCGTCCTGGCTGCACAACTGGAGGGCCGAGACCAAGGCCGACATGGTGATCGCCACGCTGAACCTCGAAAGCAGACCGGCGCTTTCGCTGGCGCTGGAGGTCGTGCGAAGCGGTCCTTTCCGTATCGCCCGTTTCGCCGGCGGGCGCCACGCCAACGGCAACTTCCCTGCAACCGATCCGCGGCTTCTGCCCGCCATCGACGGCTCGGCGATCCGCTCGTTGTTTTCGGCAATCTCCAGGGCGCGGCCGGACGTCGACCTCGTTTCGCTGGAGCGGCTGCTGACCGATCTCGACGGCGTCGCAAATCCGCTCACCACGCTGCCCAATTTCGCGAGCCCGAACCTTGCACTGGCGGTCGATCTCGAGGGCGGGTTCGATGCGCTGCTTACCCGCGCTAGCGGCAAGCGCAAGCGCAAGAAGCACCGCTCGCAGACACGCAAGTTCGAGGCCGTCGGCAGCTTCTGCCGCATCGAGGCGCGAAGCCGCAAGGAGGTCGACAGGCTGCTCGACGCCTTCTTCGAGATGAAAGAGTCGCGCTTCGCCAAGATGGGCATAGCCAACGTCTTCGGCGATGAAGACGTGCGCGCCTTCTTCAGGGCTTTGTTTGCCGACGCGCTTGCCGAGCAAAAGCCGTCCTTCCGGCTGCATGGGCTGGAGGTAGCAGGGAAACTTCGCGCCGTTACCGGCTCCAGCCGCTCTGGCAAGCGCCTGATCTGCGAGTTCGGCGCCATCGCCGAGGATGATCTCGCCTTCACCAGCCCCGGCGACTTCCTGTTCTTCGACAATATCCAGGAGGCTTGCGAGCAAGGCTTCGATGTCTACGACTTCTCTGTCGGCGACGAGCCTTACAAGCGGCTCTGGTGCGACATCGAGGTCCAGCATTTCGAGGTGCTCGCGCCGCTGACGCTGAAGGGCCGGGCGCTGGCCGCGGGACTGCGCCAAGGCGCCCGGGCAAAGGCCTTCATCAAGAACAATTCGACGGTCTGGAAACTGACCAAGATGCTGCGCCGGAAAGCGGCCGGCCAGACGGCAGCGCCTGCCGCCACCGAGGACGACAGTTAA
- a CDS encoding peptidylprolyl isomerase, which produces MTQAKNGDTVRINYTGRLTDGTQFDSSGGEPLQFTLGEGQVIPGLESHVEGMEVGAKSTVTVPADAAYGPHRPEAVVTIARASVPENINVDVGTQLQARTAEGRPMQVTVIGVDDASVKLDGNHPLAGKDLVFDVELVEIVQAA; this is translated from the coding sequence ATGACACAGGCCAAGAATGGCGACACTGTACGCATCAACTATACCGGACGTCTGACCGACGGCACGCAATTCGATTCTTCCGGCGGCGAACCGCTGCAGTTCACCCTGGGCGAGGGCCAGGTCATTCCCGGCCTCGAAAGCCATGTCGAGGGCATGGAGGTCGGCGCGAAAAGCACCGTCACCGTTCCCGCCGACGCCGCCTATGGACCGCATCGTCCCGAAGCGGTCGTAACCATCGCCCGCGCCAGCGTGCCGGAAAACATCAACGTCGACGTCGGCACCCAATTGCAGGCCCGCACCGCCGAAGGGCGCCCCATGCAAGTAACGGTCATCGGTGTGGACGACGCCAGCGTGAAGCTCGACGGCAATCATCCGTTGGCCGGAAAGGATCTGGTGTTCGACGTTGAACTGGTCGAGATCGTCCAAGCGGCGTAG
- a CDS encoding exopolysaccharide transport family protein, whose product MSVQSAAADVDVDLRQLFASLARNWLRIVLVTLVVTGLAFAFAWLATPQYKAVAKLEIGPRESVFTRPAGTTIDDKPATDEEAVATEVQIISSPDILKKVAADLNLEKLPEFDEALKMSALSRALVLVGLKSDPFDIPPEERVLNAMHDKLNVYGVEKSRVIAVEFSSKDPKLAAQVADAIAQAYLASKGNAKKESNTAATGFLGPEITDLQNRVKEAEAKVAAYRAQSDLLMGGNNSVLATQQLSELSTELSRVRANRAAAEATADSVRKSLQNGGTLDSVPEVLSSDLIQRLLERQVELRTNIADLSTTLLDNHPRIRALKSQLADLNGQIRNEAQKILKGLATQAQTANAREDQLVAEVNTLKAASARAGEQQVELDALQRDANAQRQQLESYMASYREAASRADRNYLPVDARLLSKGQVPTEPYFPKIGPITGAAAAASLLLMAIGTLLKELFSGRAMRPAAGARFEPIEQVAMPATRTEPAVAETEDEESDDWVADHRIGQGAAMAAVVAEPAEVEAWRSRLGEIDVDKAAEKLIASGAARAIFVSPEGDEAAATAVLVAREVSDAGLRVLLLDLTASGAASRPMLDSGLFPGITNLLASEAQFSDVIHPDLYSDAHVIPVGTADPVRAMRAADRLPIIMQSLTTAYDLVVVECGPADAQGISRLAGDGTEVFLSMLEADDEVTQAAVKLIENGYSDVTLVTPVGHEPGNPLPGRRSAA is encoded by the coding sequence ATGTCCGTTCAGTCCGCGGCCGCAGATGTCGATGTCGACCTGAGACAGCTCTTCGCTAGCCTGGCGAGGAACTGGCTGCGCATCGTTCTCGTCACGCTCGTGGTCACCGGGCTGGCGTTTGCCTTCGCCTGGCTGGCCACACCGCAATATAAAGCGGTGGCCAAGCTGGAGATCGGGCCGCGCGAATCGGTCTTCACGCGGCCGGCCGGCACAACCATCGACGACAAGCCGGCGACCGACGAGGAGGCGGTGGCCACCGAAGTCCAGATCATATCGTCCCCCGATATCCTCAAGAAGGTGGCGGCGGATCTCAATCTGGAGAAACTGCCCGAATTCGACGAGGCGCTGAAGATGTCGGCGCTCAGTCGTGCCCTGGTTCTTGTCGGCTTGAAGAGCGATCCCTTCGACATTCCGCCGGAAGAGCGCGTGCTCAACGCAATGCACGATAAGCTCAACGTCTACGGCGTTGAAAAATCTCGTGTTATCGCGGTCGAGTTCTCCTCGAAGGATCCAAAGCTTGCCGCCCAGGTCGCGGACGCCATCGCGCAGGCCTACCTTGCCTCCAAGGGCAACGCAAAGAAGGAATCGAACACCGCCGCCACCGGCTTTCTCGGTCCGGAAATCACCGACCTGCAGAATCGGGTGAAGGAGGCCGAAGCCAAGGTTGCCGCCTACCGCGCGCAATCCGACCTGCTGATGGGCGGCAACAATTCGGTGCTCGCGACTCAGCAGCTCTCCGAACTGTCGACCGAGCTTTCGCGGGTGCGCGCCAATCGCGCCGCCGCCGAGGCGACCGCCGACAGCGTGCGCAAGTCGCTGCAGAACGGCGGCACGCTGGACAGTGTCCCGGAAGTCTTGTCCTCCGACCTGATCCAGCGCCTGCTCGAGCGGCAGGTGGAATTGCGGACCAACATTGCCGACCTGTCGACGACTCTGCTGGACAACCATCCGCGCATCCGGGCGCTGAAGTCGCAGCTTGCCGATCTCAACGGCCAGATCCGCAACGAGGCGCAAAAGATCCTGAAGGGATTGGCGACCCAGGCGCAGACGGCCAACGCCCGCGAGGACCAGCTCGTCGCGGAGGTCAACACGCTGAAGGCCGCCTCGGCCCGCGCCGGCGAACAGCAGGTGGAGCTCGACGCGCTGCAGCGTGATGCCAATGCTCAGCGCCAGCAGCTCGAATCCTACATGGCGAGTTATCGCGAGGCCGCCTCGCGCGCGGACCGCAACTATCTGCCGGTGGACGCCCGCCTGCTTTCGAAAGGGCAGGTGCCCACGGAACCGTATTTCCCGAAGATCGGTCCGATCACCGGAGCCGCGGCTGCCGCGTCGCTGCTGCTGATGGCGATCGGCACACTTCTGAAGGAACTGTTTTCCGGCCGTGCCATGCGGCCGGCCGCCGGCGCGCGCTTCGAGCCGATCGAGCAGGTGGCGATGCCGGCGACGCGCACCGAGCCGGCGGTCGCTGAAACCGAGGACGAAGAGAGCGACGATTGGGTCGCCGACCATAGGATCGGGCAGGGCGCGGCCATGGCGGCAGTGGTGGCCGAGCCGGCAGAGGTGGAGGCATGGCGGTCCAGGCTGGGCGAGATCGATGTCGACAAGGCGGCCGAAAAGCTGATCGCCTCAGGCGCCGCGCGTGCCATCTTCGTCTCCCCGGAAGGCGACGAGGCCGCCGCCACCGCCGTGCTGGTGGCGCGCGAGGTGTCGGATGCGGGCCTGCGCGTGCTGCTGCTCGACCTCACCGCCTCGGGCGCCGCCTCGCGGCCGATGCTGGACAGCGGGCTGTTCCCCGGCATCACCAATCTGCTCGCCTCCGAAGCCCAGTTCAGCGACGTCATCCACCCCGATCTCTATTCGGACGCCCACGTCATTCCGGTCGGCACCGCCGATCCGGTTCGCGCCATGCGCGCGGCCGACCGGCTGCCGATCATCATGCAGTCGCTGACCACGGCTTACGACCTTGTCGTCGTCGAATGCGGTCCGGCCGATGCGCAGGGCATCAGCCGCCTTGCCGGCGATGGCACGGAAGTTTTCCTGTCGATGCTCGAAGCCGATGACGAGGTGACGCAGGCGGCGGTGAAGCTGATCGAGAACGGCTATTCTGATGTCACGCTGGTGACCCCGGTCGGCCATGAGCCGGGAAATCCATTGCCAGGTCGTCGCTCGGCTGCATAG
- a CDS encoding polysaccharide biosynthesis/export family protein — MKSTAHLFRAMLALSLLAGCSSYRPTPAAFHEVLDQPYRLGAGDRIRVTVFEQDGLTNTYSVDPSGYISVPLVGAVPARGHTAQQLEKEIADKLRQGYLRDPDVSVEIDRYRPIFVMGEVGAAGQYSYVPGLTVQKAIAIAGGFTPRANQESVDITRDINGKVMTGRVQTSDPLLPGDTVYVRERLF, encoded by the coding sequence ATGAAAAGCACTGCTCATCTGTTTCGCGCCATGCTTGCCCTGTCGCTGCTTGCCGGCTGTTCCAGCTATCGCCCGACGCCCGCCGCCTTTCATGAAGTGCTCGACCAGCCATACAGACTCGGCGCCGGCGACCGCATCCGCGTTACCGTGTTCGAGCAGGACGGGCTGACCAACACCTACAGCGTCGACCCGTCCGGCTACATCTCCGTCCCGCTTGTCGGCGCCGTGCCGGCGCGCGGCCACACCGCCCAGCAGCTTGAAAAGGAAATCGCCGACAAGCTGCGCCAGGGATATCTGCGCGATCCCGACGTTTCGGTCGAGATCGACCGCTACCGGCCGATCTTCGTCATGGGCGAAGTCGGCGCCGCGGGGCAGTATTCCTATGTGCCGGGCCTGACCGTGCAGAAGGCGATCGCGATCGCCGGCGGGTTCACGCCGCGCGCCAACCAGGAGAGCGTCGACATCACCCGCGATATCAACGGCAAGGTCATGACCGGCAGGGTGCAGACGTCCGACCCGCTCCTGCCCGGCGACACCGTCTACGTCCGCGAACGCCTGTTCTGA
- a CDS encoding glycosyltransferase, with product MAAHLRIVHCFRSPVGGIFRHVRDLTEAQVAAGHSVGIVCDSTTGGDYEERLFDAMEESLALGIHRTPMQRHIGPGDIAAAWRTYGIIKELRPDVLHGHGAKGGAYARLFGSLLRVSRSRVARLYSPHGGSLHYDETTATGKLFFALERFMARFTDCLLFVSDYERKTYRRKVGEPPIPNRLVYNGLRAVEFEPVATAANAADILYIGMMRDLKGPDIFIDALAQAGSELGRPLSAVMVGNGDDLPRYHARVERLGLKGHVRFLPPMPAREAFALSALIVVPSRAEAMPYIVLEALAAGMPMIATAVGGIPEIFGEDSPALIRPDADQLAERLGTALNNPDAYRKLMPQGGELRARFGADVMAAEIEKAYFAALRG from the coding sequence GTGGCGGCTCATCTCCGCATCGTCCACTGCTTCCGCTCACCTGTCGGGGGAATCTTCCGGCATGTGCGCGACCTGACCGAGGCGCAGGTCGCCGCCGGCCATTCCGTGGGCATCGTCTGCGACTCAACAACGGGCGGCGACTATGAGGAACGGCTGTTCGACGCGATGGAGGAGAGCCTGGCGCTCGGCATACATCGCACGCCGATGCAGCGTCATATCGGGCCGGGCGACATCGCGGCGGCCTGGCGCACATATGGAATCATCAAGGAATTGCGGCCGGACGTGCTGCACGGGCACGGCGCCAAGGGCGGCGCCTATGCTCGTCTGTTCGGCTCACTGTTGCGGGTTTCAAGGTCTCGCGTGGCCCGCCTTTATTCGCCGCATGGCGGCTCGCTCCACTATGACGAAACGACGGCCACCGGAAAGCTGTTCTTCGCGCTGGAGCGTTTTATGGCTCGCTTTACCGACTGCCTGCTGTTCGTTTCCGACTATGAGCGGAAAACCTATCGCCGGAAGGTCGGCGAGCCGCCCATCCCCAACAGGCTGGTCTATAACGGCCTGCGCGCCGTCGAGTTCGAGCCGGTGGCGACCGCGGCCAATGCCGCCGATATCTTATACATCGGCATGATGCGCGACCTCAAAGGTCCGGACATCTTCATCGATGCGCTGGCGCAGGCCGGCAGCGAGCTCGGCCGCCCGTTAAGCGCGGTGATGGTGGGCAACGGCGACGACCTGCCACGCTACCACGCCCGGGTGGAGCGACTCGGGCTGAAGGGCCATGTCCGTTTCCTGCCGCCGATGCCAGCCAGGGAAGCTTTCGCGCTGTCCGCGCTGATCGTCGTCCCCTCGCGCGCGGAAGCGATGCCTTACATCGTGCTGGAGGCGCTTGCCGCCGGCATGCCGATGATCGCGACCGCTGTCGGCGGCATTCCCGAGATCTTCGGCGAAGACTCCCCTGCCCTGATCCGGCCGGATGCGGACCAGCTCGCCGAGAGGTTGGGCACAGCTCTCAACAATCCCGACGCCTACCGGAAACTGATGCCACAGGGTGGTGAGCTCAGGGCGCGATTCGGCGCTGACGTCATGGCGGCGGAAATCGAGAAGGCTTATTTCGCGGCGCTTCGCGGTTAG